A genome region from Hevea brasiliensis isolate MT/VB/25A 57/8 chromosome 9, ASM3005281v1, whole genome shotgun sequence includes the following:
- the LOC110654904 gene encoding zinc finger protein ZAT9-like gives MERHRCKICFKIFSNGRALGGHMRSHMLNLPIPPRPEEEEEVEEDLQIQLGKDTESASSSSSEEEAEAEAEAEGDDKGLYYGLRENPKRSIRFVDPEFSFAVDAASVVLQDRESETESSKNPTLRRSKRTKKLLEHQYHHQQQRQEQENNIKKLNSNKFSKTELWAEPEAVSSISQTTTEEDVAFCLMMLSRDKWKRMKQQNQLEQDEEAEAEKSIEETDESEEFKFCESRTRGKYKCQTCKKVFKSYQALGGHRASHKKLKVYTPGKELKLEPENAGNSTSTAEKKVHECPYCFRVFSSGQALGGHKRTHIIGLATTPARSSSKIEDNMNLIDLNLPAPIDVDDLSQIELSAVSDAEFVNHIKSFNSTNRSAAPAEIRGRNSF, from the exons ATGGAGAGACACAGGTGTAAGATTTGCTTCAAGATCTTTTCTAATGGAAGAGCTTTGGGTGGTCACATGAGGTCTCATATGTTAAATCTTCCAATTCCTCCAAgaccagaagaagaagaagaagtagaagaagACCTACAAATTCAACTCGGTAAAGACACCGAATCagcttcatcttcatcttcagaGGAAGAAGCAGAAGCAGAAGCAGAAGCAGAGGGAGATGATAAGGGTCTTTATTATGGATTAAGGGAGAATCCAAAGAGAAGTATTCGATTCGTAGATCCTGAGTTCTCTTTTGCTGTGGATGCTGCATCTGTTGTTCTTCAGGACAGAGAAAGCGAGACTGAATCGTCCAAGAACCCAACTCTAAGACGTTCCAAACGCACTAAAAAATTGTTAGAGCATCAATATCATCACCAACAACAAAGACAAGAGCAAGAGAACAACATAAAGAAGCTTAATTCTAACAAATTTAGTAAGACCGAGTTGTGGGCTGAACCCGAAGCCGTGAGTTCGATCTCTCAGACCACCACAGAGGAAGATGTTGCTTTCTGTCTTATGATGCTTTCAAGGGACAAATGGAAGAGGATGAAACAACAAAATCAACTAGAACAAGATGAGGAAGCAGAAGCTGAAAAGTCCATTGAGGAAACCGATGAATCAGAGGAGTTTAAATTTTGCGAGTCAAGAACTCGAGGCAAGTATAAGTGCCAAACATGTAAGAAGGTATTTAAATCTTATCAAGCTCTGGGTGGACACAGGGCAAGTCACAAGAAACTCAAAGTTTATACACCCGGGAAGGAACTAAAATTGGAGCCAGAGAATGCAGGAAATTCAACATCCACTGCAGAGAAGAAAGTTCATGAATGTCCATATTGTTTCAGAGTATTTTCATCTGGGCAAGCTCTGGGAGGTCACAAGAGAACTCATATAATTGGTTTAGCAACTACTCCTGCTAGGAGTTCTTCAAAGATCGAAGACAACATGAATTTAATAGATCTCAATCTTCCAGCTCCAATTGATGTTGATGATCTTAGCCAAATTGAGCTATCTGCAGTATCCGATGCAGAATTTGTCAACCACATCAAGAG CTTTAATTCTACAAACAGATCTGCTGCACCAGCTGAGATTAGAGGGAGAAATAGCTTCTAA